A stretch of Brachyhypopomus gauderio isolate BG-103 chromosome 3, BGAUD_0.2, whole genome shotgun sequence DNA encodes these proteins:
- the cdc42ep1a gene encoding cdc42 effector protein 1: protein MNLGKLSGLKGLVSHSSGKRRFKAELTPDMISPPLGDFRHTMHVGRGGDVFGDTSFLSNHGGAGNGGDGDSLTASEKSEGFFSRTLRYVRKTPDRPRGGSKDLSPPPPPISPIIKNAISLPRLDVDSPNGCPVKVLFPSSPKPPEDSTYSYGVESGFVTLPRLSRTERSSQGASPSGCAAEVRRGSLTDGGMLYLTCPDSLSPSDSMNSFTVDLGPSLMSEVFAMIDSPNAHQEANRSSEVPRKPEPSFGLANGSTMPDTDTRTSLVDSLLREDSEGRSRLYGAEWAYGNMVNGETQKRGVASDLMWPSHVEECGMEAERFQKATDVLARHYGNGSTTHRSTSGSQRRSPCAYPEDEEEIKV, encoded by the exons ATGAACCTGGGCAAACTGTCTGGGCTGAAGGGCCTGGTATCACACTCCTCTGGGAAGCGACGGTTCAAAGCTGAGCTGACCCCAGACATGATCAGCCCTCCGCTGGGCGACTTCCGCCACACCATGCACGTGGGCCGGGGCGGCGACGTGTTTGGGGACACCTCGTTCCTTAGCAACCACGGCGGTGCGGGGAACGGTGGGGATGGAGACTCGCTCACCGCCTCGGAGAAGAGCGAAGGCTTCTTCTCTCGCACCCTACGCTACGTCCGCAAGACTCCAGACCGGCCGCGGGGGGGTTCCAAAGACCtgtccccaccacctccacccatctcccccATTATAAAGAACGCAATCTCCCTCCCCCGTCTGGATGTGGACTCACCCAACGGCTGTCCTGTGAAGGTGCTGTTTCCTAGCTCCCCGAAACCTCCTGAGGACTCCACTTACTCTTACG GGGTGGAGTCCGGTTTTGTCACACTGCCCAGGCTGTCCCGCACAGAGCGGTCCTCGCAAGGTGCCTCTCCCTCGGGCTGTGCTGCCGAAGTCCGCCGAGGGTCTCTCACAGACGGGGGAATGCTGTACCTCACCTGCCCTGACTCCCTCAGCCCTTCTGACTCCATGAACTCCTTCACTGTCGACCTCGGCCCCTCCCTCATGTCAGAAGTCTTTGCCATGATTGACAGCCCAAATGCCCACCAGGAAGCCAACAGGTCCTCCGAAGTGCCACGCAAGCCGGAGCCCTCCTTTGGGCTGGCCAATGGAAGCACCATGCCGGACACGGACACGAGAACCTCATTGGTGGATTCCCTCCTGAGGGAGGACTCTGAGGGAAGGAGCCGCTTGTACGGAGCAGAATGGGCCTATGGGAACATGGTAAACGGTGAGACCCAGAAAAGGGGTGTGGCCAGCGACCTGATGTGGCCCTCCCACGTGGAGGAATGTGGCATGGAAGCGGAGAGGTTCCAGAAGGCCACCGATGTGCTGGCACGTCACTACGGCAATGGCAGCACGACACACAGGAGCACGAGCGGCTCCCAGAGGAGAAGCCCCTGTGCCTATccagaggatgaggaggagatcAAAGTCTAG